One Bombus pyrosoma isolate SC7728 linkage group LG9, ASM1482585v1, whole genome shotgun sequence genomic window carries:
- the LOC122571237 gene encoding B-cell CLL/lymphoma 6 member B protein isoform X2 yields the protein MCRSINYSSRQREEKIIRSFIAKCRANSLCWVIYEESARAQLTREHARSARRSRKPRGTAAFPVCTARRSSLKICQPHGRQKHVFFFFCRATSQRARAKYSDVFSHNTSRYTCFHLFSSWNNQGHREIIMQITVMLADIPAVGGSTGLGLEIDKMDQQYCLRWNNHPANLTDVLSSLLAREALCDVTLACVGETFKAHQTILSACSPYFESIFLQNTHPHPIIFLKDVNETEMKALLHFMYKGEVNVSQHLLPMFLKTAEALQIRGLTDNSVNNKAEEKSPSPEPETPSGVRHTESPNLQPLPEKRKRKASGSYDVSLSGPPSERFMSDSQASSQCSYKSSPPVIPKLNNAMGGDMEDGGRPMSPASQPQPSIKQELDHHLPDFHDNISLPGHPVGLLGEEGGATTGTLSDGVSTIESSEHHNPPEMLDGLDGTSGTCKKEKDISKESQSKLEHSNLGTECCKLCGKSVANIKKHMKSHFPDKYQCQICMISLTRSDNLKRHIKLKHGIREGSLISPFMRLEHKHFLAKSEPAYLT from the exons ATGTGTCGATCCATTAATTATTCATCGCgacaaagagaagaaaagataattaGAAGTTTTATCGCGAAATGCCGCGCTAATAGTCTGTGTTGGGTAATTTACGAGGAATCGGCGCGCGCGCAGTTAACGCGCGAACATGCGCGCAGCGCGAGAAGATCGCGCAAGCCGCGTGGCACCGCTGCATTTCCGGTATGCACCGCGCGAAGATCGTCCCTGAAGATCTGCCAGCCGCACGGAAGACAGAAacatgtctttttttttttttgccgcGCGACTTCTCAACGCGCTAGGGCGAAATACAGCGACGTATTCAGCCACAATACGTCACGATATACCTGCTTCCACTTGTTTTCCTCGTGGAACAATCAAGGCCATCGCGAGATAATTATGCAGATAACGGTGATGCTCGCCGATATCCCAGCTGTAGGAGGATCTACAG GGTTGGGATTGGAGATAGACAAGATGGACCAACAGTATTGCCTACGGTGGAACAATCATCCAGCCAACCTCACAGACGTTCTCAGCTCCTTGCTTGCCAGAGAGGCACTCTGCGACGTTACCCTGGCGTGTGTTGGAGAGACATTCAAGGCACACCAGACGATACTCTCTGCATGCAGTCCATATTTCGAGAGCATTTTCCTCCAGAATACCCATCCCCATCCAATTATATTCCTGAAGGATGTCAATGAAACGGAAATGAAGGCGTTGCTGCACTTTATGTATAAGGGAGAAGTTAACGTTAGTCAGCATCTGCTACCGATGTTCCTTAAAACAGCTGAGGCATTACAGATTAGAGGCCTCACTGATAATAGTGTAAATAACAAGGCAGAAGAGAAAAGTCCATCTCCGGAACCAGAAACACCATCTGGTGTTAGGCATACTGAATCGCCTAACCTTCAGCCTCTTCctgaaaagaggaaacgaaaggCCTCGGGCAGCTATGATGTTTCCCTTAGTGGTCCACCCAGTGAACGGTTCATGTCAGATTCTCAg gCATCGTCACAATGTAGTTACAAATCAAGCCCTCCCGTGATTCCAAAGTTAAATAATGCCATGGGAGGTGATATGGAAGATGGTGGTCGACCTATGTCTCCTGCATCACAGCCACAACCTTCGATCAAGCAAGAGTTAGATCATCATTTGCCAGACTTCCATGACAACATTTCCCTCCCA GGTCATCCAGTTGGACTGCtaggagaagaaggaggagcAACAACAGGCACGTTAAGCGATGGTGTGTCAACGATTGAATCGTCTGAACACCATAATCCCCCAGAAATGCTCGACGGACTCGATG GAACATCAGGAACTTgcaaaaaagagaaggatatAAGTAAAGAGAGTCAGTCGAAGCTAGAACACTCCAACCTCGGTACGGAGTGTTGTAAGCTTTGTGGCAAGAGCGTAGCGAACATAAAAAAGCACATGAAATCGCATTTCCCCGATAAATATCAGTGCCAAATCTGCATGATATCGTTAACGAGATCCGATAATTTGAAAAGGcatattaaattgaaacacGGAATACGAGAGGGATCATTGATATCGCCGTTCATGCGCTTAGAgcataaacattttttagcGAAATCGGAACCGGCTTACCTCACCTAG
- the LOC122571237 gene encoding protein tramtrack, beta isoform isoform X8 produces MCRSINYSSRQREEKIIRSFIAKCRANSLCWVIYEESARAQLTREHARSARRSRKPRGTAAFPVCTARRSSLKICQPHGRQKHVFFFFCRATSQRARAKYSDVFSHNTSRYTCFHLFSSWNNQGHREIIMQITVMLADIPAVGGSTGLGLEIDKMDQQYCLRWNNHPANLTDVLSSLLAREALCDVTLACVGETFKAHQTILSACSPYFESIFLQNTHPHPIIFLKDVNETEMKALLHFMYKGEVNVSQHLLPMFLKTAEALQIRGLTDNSVNNKAEEKSPSPEPETPSGVRHTESPNLQPLPEKRKRKASGSYDVSLSGPPSERFMSDSQASSQCSYKSSPPVIPKLNNAMGGDMEDGGRPMSPASQPQPSIKQELDHHLPDFHDNISLPGHPVGLLGEEGGATTGTLSDGVSTIESSEHHNPPEMLDGLDDPSTRHTNPPARICSSKCVFHEILHTTRIHVLSKEQEAGERQPFIP; encoded by the exons ATGTGTCGATCCATTAATTATTCATCGCgacaaagagaagaaaagataattaGAAGTTTTATCGCGAAATGCCGCGCTAATAGTCTGTGTTGGGTAATTTACGAGGAATCGGCGCGCGCGCAGTTAACGCGCGAACATGCGCGCAGCGCGAGAAGATCGCGCAAGCCGCGTGGCACCGCTGCATTTCCGGTATGCACCGCGCGAAGATCGTCCCTGAAGATCTGCCAGCCGCACGGAAGACAGAAacatgtctttttttttttttgccgcGCGACTTCTCAACGCGCTAGGGCGAAATACAGCGACGTATTCAGCCACAATACGTCACGATATACCTGCTTCCACTTGTTTTCCTCGTGGAACAATCAAGGCCATCGCGAGATAATTATGCAGATAACGGTGATGCTCGCCGATATCCCAGCTGTAGGAGGATCTACAG GGTTGGGATTGGAGATAGACAAGATGGACCAACAGTATTGCCTACGGTGGAACAATCATCCAGCCAACCTCACAGACGTTCTCAGCTCCTTGCTTGCCAGAGAGGCACTCTGCGACGTTACCCTGGCGTGTGTTGGAGAGACATTCAAGGCACACCAGACGATACTCTCTGCATGCAGTCCATATTTCGAGAGCATTTTCCTCCAGAATACCCATCCCCATCCAATTATATTCCTGAAGGATGTCAATGAAACGGAAATGAAGGCGTTGCTGCACTTTATGTATAAGGGAGAAGTTAACGTTAGTCAGCATCTGCTACCGATGTTCCTTAAAACAGCTGAGGCATTACAGATTAGAGGCCTCACTGATAATAGTGTAAATAACAAGGCAGAAGAGAAAAGTCCATCTCCGGAACCAGAAACACCATCTGGTGTTAGGCATACTGAATCGCCTAACCTTCAGCCTCTTCctgaaaagaggaaacgaaaggCCTCGGGCAGCTATGATGTTTCCCTTAGTGGTCCACCCAGTGAACGGTTCATGTCAGATTCTCAg gCATCGTCACAATGTAGTTACAAATCAAGCCCTCCCGTGATTCCAAAGTTAAATAATGCCATGGGAGGTGATATGGAAGATGGTGGTCGACCTATGTCTCCTGCATCACAGCCACAACCTTCGATCAAGCAAGAGTTAGATCATCATTTGCCAGACTTCCATGACAACATTTCCCTCCCA GGTCATCCAGTTGGACTGCtaggagaagaaggaggagcAACAACAGGCACGTTAAGCGATGGTGTGTCAACGATTGAATCGTCTGAACACCATAATCCCCCAGAAATGCTCGACGGACTCGATG
- the LOC122571237 gene encoding nucleus accumbens-associated protein 1 isoform X9, which produces MCRSINYSSRQREEKIIRSFIAKCRANSLCWVIYEESARAQLTREHARSARRSRKPRGTAAFPVCTARRSSLKICQPHGRQKHVFFFFCRATSQRARAKYSDVFSHNTSRYTCFHLFSSWNNQGHREIIMQITVMLADIPAVGGSTGLGLEIDKMDQQYCLRWNNHPANLTDVLSSLLAREALCDVTLACVGETFKAHQTILSACSPYFESIFLQNTHPHPIIFLKDVNETEMKALLHFMYKGEVNVSQHLLPMFLKTAEALQIRGLTDNSVNNKAEEKSPSPEPETPSGVRHTESPNLQPLPEKRKRKASGSYDVSLSGPPSERFMSDSQASSQCSYKSSPPVIPKLNNAMGGDMEDGGRPMSPASQPQPSIKQELDHHLPDFHDNISLPGHPVGLLGEEGGATTGTLSDGVSTIESSEHHNPPEMLDGLDVLASGVSLEKRERVAPRQGQNSSCPVGCLRPCDPLTSRGILVQRG; this is translated from the exons ATGTGTCGATCCATTAATTATTCATCGCgacaaagagaagaaaagataattaGAAGTTTTATCGCGAAATGCCGCGCTAATAGTCTGTGTTGGGTAATTTACGAGGAATCGGCGCGCGCGCAGTTAACGCGCGAACATGCGCGCAGCGCGAGAAGATCGCGCAAGCCGCGTGGCACCGCTGCATTTCCGGTATGCACCGCGCGAAGATCGTCCCTGAAGATCTGCCAGCCGCACGGAAGACAGAAacatgtctttttttttttttgccgcGCGACTTCTCAACGCGCTAGGGCGAAATACAGCGACGTATTCAGCCACAATACGTCACGATATACCTGCTTCCACTTGTTTTCCTCGTGGAACAATCAAGGCCATCGCGAGATAATTATGCAGATAACGGTGATGCTCGCCGATATCCCAGCTGTAGGAGGATCTACAG GGTTGGGATTGGAGATAGACAAGATGGACCAACAGTATTGCCTACGGTGGAACAATCATCCAGCCAACCTCACAGACGTTCTCAGCTCCTTGCTTGCCAGAGAGGCACTCTGCGACGTTACCCTGGCGTGTGTTGGAGAGACATTCAAGGCACACCAGACGATACTCTCTGCATGCAGTCCATATTTCGAGAGCATTTTCCTCCAGAATACCCATCCCCATCCAATTATATTCCTGAAGGATGTCAATGAAACGGAAATGAAGGCGTTGCTGCACTTTATGTATAAGGGAGAAGTTAACGTTAGTCAGCATCTGCTACCGATGTTCCTTAAAACAGCTGAGGCATTACAGATTAGAGGCCTCACTGATAATAGTGTAAATAACAAGGCAGAAGAGAAAAGTCCATCTCCGGAACCAGAAACACCATCTGGTGTTAGGCATACTGAATCGCCTAACCTTCAGCCTCTTCctgaaaagaggaaacgaaaggCCTCGGGCAGCTATGATGTTTCCCTTAGTGGTCCACCCAGTGAACGGTTCATGTCAGATTCTCAg gCATCGTCACAATGTAGTTACAAATCAAGCCCTCCCGTGATTCCAAAGTTAAATAATGCCATGGGAGGTGATATGGAAGATGGTGGTCGACCTATGTCTCCTGCATCACAGCCACAACCTTCGATCAAGCAAGAGTTAGATCATCATTTGCCAGACTTCCATGACAACATTTCCCTCCCA GGTCATCCAGTTGGACTGCtaggagaagaaggaggagcAACAACAGGCACGTTAAGCGATGGTGTGTCAACGATTGAATCGTCTGAACACCATAATCCCCCAGAAATGCTCGACGGACTCGATG
- the LOC122571237 gene encoding nucleus accumbens-associated protein 1 isoform X14, with protein sequence MCRSINYSSRQREEKIIRSFIAKCRANSLCWVIYEESARAQLTREHARSARRSRKPRGTAAFPVCTARRSSLKICQPHGRQKHVFFFFCRATSQRARAKYSDVFSHNTSRYTCFHLFSSWNNQGHREIIMQITVMLADIPAVGGSTGLGLEIDKMDQQYCLRWNNHPANLTDVLSSLLAREALCDVTLACVGETFKAHQTILSACSPYFESIFLQNTHPHPIIFLKDVNETEMKALLHFMYKGEVNVSQHLLPMFLKTAEALQIRGLTDNSVNNKAEEKSPSPEPETPSGVRHTESPNLQPLPEKRKRKASGSYDVSLSGPPSERFMSDSQASSQCSYKSSPPVIPKLNNAMGGDMEDGGRPMSPASQPQPSIKQELDHHLPDFHDNISLPGHPVGLLGEEGGATTGTLSDGVSTIESSEHHNPPEMLDGLDVFNDIVGKMCCSYLAIFLANRFMGL encoded by the exons ATGTGTCGATCCATTAATTATTCATCGCgacaaagagaagaaaagataattaGAAGTTTTATCGCGAAATGCCGCGCTAATAGTCTGTGTTGGGTAATTTACGAGGAATCGGCGCGCGCGCAGTTAACGCGCGAACATGCGCGCAGCGCGAGAAGATCGCGCAAGCCGCGTGGCACCGCTGCATTTCCGGTATGCACCGCGCGAAGATCGTCCCTGAAGATCTGCCAGCCGCACGGAAGACAGAAacatgtctttttttttttttgccgcGCGACTTCTCAACGCGCTAGGGCGAAATACAGCGACGTATTCAGCCACAATACGTCACGATATACCTGCTTCCACTTGTTTTCCTCGTGGAACAATCAAGGCCATCGCGAGATAATTATGCAGATAACGGTGATGCTCGCCGATATCCCAGCTGTAGGAGGATCTACAG GGTTGGGATTGGAGATAGACAAGATGGACCAACAGTATTGCCTACGGTGGAACAATCATCCAGCCAACCTCACAGACGTTCTCAGCTCCTTGCTTGCCAGAGAGGCACTCTGCGACGTTACCCTGGCGTGTGTTGGAGAGACATTCAAGGCACACCAGACGATACTCTCTGCATGCAGTCCATATTTCGAGAGCATTTTCCTCCAGAATACCCATCCCCATCCAATTATATTCCTGAAGGATGTCAATGAAACGGAAATGAAGGCGTTGCTGCACTTTATGTATAAGGGAGAAGTTAACGTTAGTCAGCATCTGCTACCGATGTTCCTTAAAACAGCTGAGGCATTACAGATTAGAGGCCTCACTGATAATAGTGTAAATAACAAGGCAGAAGAGAAAAGTCCATCTCCGGAACCAGAAACACCATCTGGTGTTAGGCATACTGAATCGCCTAACCTTCAGCCTCTTCctgaaaagaggaaacgaaaggCCTCGGGCAGCTATGATGTTTCCCTTAGTGGTCCACCCAGTGAACGGTTCATGTCAGATTCTCAg gCATCGTCACAATGTAGTTACAAATCAAGCCCTCCCGTGATTCCAAAGTTAAATAATGCCATGGGAGGTGATATGGAAGATGGTGGTCGACCTATGTCTCCTGCATCACAGCCACAACCTTCGATCAAGCAAGAGTTAGATCATCATTTGCCAGACTTCCATGACAACATTTCCCTCCCA GGTCATCCAGTTGGACTGCtaggagaagaaggaggagcAACAACAGGCACGTTAAGCGATGGTGTGTCAACGATTGAATCGTCTGAACACCATAATCCCCCAGAAATGCTCGACGGACTCGATG
- the LOC122571237 gene encoding nucleus accumbens-associated protein 1 isoform X12, producing MCRSINYSSRQREEKIIRSFIAKCRANSLCWVIYEESARAQLTREHARSARRSRKPRGTAAFPVCTARRSSLKICQPHGRQKHVFFFFCRATSQRARAKYSDVFSHNTSRYTCFHLFSSWNNQGHREIIMQITVMLADIPAVGGSTGLGLEIDKMDQQYCLRWNNHPANLTDVLSSLLAREALCDVTLACVGETFKAHQTILSACSPYFESIFLQNTHPHPIIFLKDVNETEMKALLHFMYKGEVNVSQHLLPMFLKTAEALQIRGLTDNSVNNKAEEKSPSPEPETPSGVRHTESPNLQPLPEKRKRKASGSYDVSLSGPPSERFMSDSQASSQCSYKSSPPVIPKLNNAMGGDMEDGGRPMSPASQPQPSIKQELDHHLPDFHDNISLPGHPVGLLGEEGGATTGTLSDGVSTIESSEHHNPPEMLDGLDVKHHSDCKGLNVSKTRNVNKSHLKRTYQNALLK from the exons ATGTGTCGATCCATTAATTATTCATCGCgacaaagagaagaaaagataattaGAAGTTTTATCGCGAAATGCCGCGCTAATAGTCTGTGTTGGGTAATTTACGAGGAATCGGCGCGCGCGCAGTTAACGCGCGAACATGCGCGCAGCGCGAGAAGATCGCGCAAGCCGCGTGGCACCGCTGCATTTCCGGTATGCACCGCGCGAAGATCGTCCCTGAAGATCTGCCAGCCGCACGGAAGACAGAAacatgtctttttttttttttgccgcGCGACTTCTCAACGCGCTAGGGCGAAATACAGCGACGTATTCAGCCACAATACGTCACGATATACCTGCTTCCACTTGTTTTCCTCGTGGAACAATCAAGGCCATCGCGAGATAATTATGCAGATAACGGTGATGCTCGCCGATATCCCAGCTGTAGGAGGATCTACAG GGTTGGGATTGGAGATAGACAAGATGGACCAACAGTATTGCCTACGGTGGAACAATCATCCAGCCAACCTCACAGACGTTCTCAGCTCCTTGCTTGCCAGAGAGGCACTCTGCGACGTTACCCTGGCGTGTGTTGGAGAGACATTCAAGGCACACCAGACGATACTCTCTGCATGCAGTCCATATTTCGAGAGCATTTTCCTCCAGAATACCCATCCCCATCCAATTATATTCCTGAAGGATGTCAATGAAACGGAAATGAAGGCGTTGCTGCACTTTATGTATAAGGGAGAAGTTAACGTTAGTCAGCATCTGCTACCGATGTTCCTTAAAACAGCTGAGGCATTACAGATTAGAGGCCTCACTGATAATAGTGTAAATAACAAGGCAGAAGAGAAAAGTCCATCTCCGGAACCAGAAACACCATCTGGTGTTAGGCATACTGAATCGCCTAACCTTCAGCCTCTTCctgaaaagaggaaacgaaaggCCTCGGGCAGCTATGATGTTTCCCTTAGTGGTCCACCCAGTGAACGGTTCATGTCAGATTCTCAg gCATCGTCACAATGTAGTTACAAATCAAGCCCTCCCGTGATTCCAAAGTTAAATAATGCCATGGGAGGTGATATGGAAGATGGTGGTCGACCTATGTCTCCTGCATCACAGCCACAACCTTCGATCAAGCAAGAGTTAGATCATCATTTGCCAGACTTCCATGACAACATTTCCCTCCCA GGTCATCCAGTTGGACTGCtaggagaagaaggaggagcAACAACAGGCACGTTAAGCGATGGTGTGTCAACGATTGAATCGTCTGAACACCATAATCCCCCAGAAATGCTCGACGGACTCGATG
- the LOC122571237 gene encoding nucleus accumbens-associated protein 1 isoform X11 produces MCRSINYSSRQREEKIIRSFIAKCRANSLCWVIYEESARAQLTREHARSARRSRKPRGTAAFPVCTARRSSLKICQPHGRQKHVFFFFCRATSQRARAKYSDVFSHNTSRYTCFHLFSSWNNQGHREIIMQITVMLADIPAVGGSTGLGLEIDKMDQQYCLRWNNHPANLTDVLSSLLAREALCDVTLACVGETFKAHQTILSACSPYFESIFLQNTHPHPIIFLKDVNETEMKALLHFMYKGEVNVSQHLLPMFLKTAEALQIRGLTDNSVNNKAEEKSPSPEPETPSGVRHTESPNLQPLPEKRKRKASGSYDVSLSGPPSERFMSDSQASSQCSYKSSPPVIPKLNNAMGGDMEDGGRPMSPASQPQPSIKQELDHHLPDFHDNISLPGHPVGLLGEEGGATTGTLSDGVSTIESSEHHNPPEMLDGLDVKHHSDCKGLNVSKTRNVNKSHLKRTCKVPFSLN; encoded by the exons ATGTGTCGATCCATTAATTATTCATCGCgacaaagagaagaaaagataattaGAAGTTTTATCGCGAAATGCCGCGCTAATAGTCTGTGTTGGGTAATTTACGAGGAATCGGCGCGCGCGCAGTTAACGCGCGAACATGCGCGCAGCGCGAGAAGATCGCGCAAGCCGCGTGGCACCGCTGCATTTCCGGTATGCACCGCGCGAAGATCGTCCCTGAAGATCTGCCAGCCGCACGGAAGACAGAAacatgtctttttttttttttgccgcGCGACTTCTCAACGCGCTAGGGCGAAATACAGCGACGTATTCAGCCACAATACGTCACGATATACCTGCTTCCACTTGTTTTCCTCGTGGAACAATCAAGGCCATCGCGAGATAATTATGCAGATAACGGTGATGCTCGCCGATATCCCAGCTGTAGGAGGATCTACAG GGTTGGGATTGGAGATAGACAAGATGGACCAACAGTATTGCCTACGGTGGAACAATCATCCAGCCAACCTCACAGACGTTCTCAGCTCCTTGCTTGCCAGAGAGGCACTCTGCGACGTTACCCTGGCGTGTGTTGGAGAGACATTCAAGGCACACCAGACGATACTCTCTGCATGCAGTCCATATTTCGAGAGCATTTTCCTCCAGAATACCCATCCCCATCCAATTATATTCCTGAAGGATGTCAATGAAACGGAAATGAAGGCGTTGCTGCACTTTATGTATAAGGGAGAAGTTAACGTTAGTCAGCATCTGCTACCGATGTTCCTTAAAACAGCTGAGGCATTACAGATTAGAGGCCTCACTGATAATAGTGTAAATAACAAGGCAGAAGAGAAAAGTCCATCTCCGGAACCAGAAACACCATCTGGTGTTAGGCATACTGAATCGCCTAACCTTCAGCCTCTTCctgaaaagaggaaacgaaaggCCTCGGGCAGCTATGATGTTTCCCTTAGTGGTCCACCCAGTGAACGGTTCATGTCAGATTCTCAg gCATCGTCACAATGTAGTTACAAATCAAGCCCTCCCGTGATTCCAAAGTTAAATAATGCCATGGGAGGTGATATGGAAGATGGTGGTCGACCTATGTCTCCTGCATCACAGCCACAACCTTCGATCAAGCAAGAGTTAGATCATCATTTGCCAGACTTCCATGACAACATTTCCCTCCCA GGTCATCCAGTTGGACTGCtaggagaagaaggaggagcAACAACAGGCACGTTAAGCGATGGTGTGTCAACGATTGAATCGTCTGAACACCATAATCCCCCAGAAATGCTCGACGGACTCGATG
- the LOC122571237 gene encoding nucleus accumbens-associated protein 1 isoform X15, with protein sequence MCRSINYSSRQREEKIIRSFIAKCRANSLCWVIYEESARAQLTREHARSARRSRKPRGTAAFPVCTARRSSLKICQPHGRQKHVFFFFCRATSQRARAKYSDVFSHNTSRYTCFHLFSSWNNQGHREIIMQITVMLADIPAVGGSTGLGLEIDKMDQQYCLRWNNHPANLTDVLSSLLAREALCDVTLACVGETFKAHQTILSACSPYFESIFLQNTHPHPIIFLKDVNETEMKALLHFMYKGEVNVSQHLLPMFLKTAEALQIRGLTDNSVNNKAEEKSPSPEPETPSGVRHTESPNLQPLPEKRKRKASGSYDVSLSGPPSERFMSDSQASSQCSYKSSPPVIPKLNNAMGGDMEDGGRPMSPASQPQPSIKQELDHHLPDFHDNISLPGHPVGLLGEEGGATTGTLSDGVSTIESSEHHNPPEMLDGLDDSWQIALWGCKSS encoded by the exons ATGTGTCGATCCATTAATTATTCATCGCgacaaagagaagaaaagataattaGAAGTTTTATCGCGAAATGCCGCGCTAATAGTCTGTGTTGGGTAATTTACGAGGAATCGGCGCGCGCGCAGTTAACGCGCGAACATGCGCGCAGCGCGAGAAGATCGCGCAAGCCGCGTGGCACCGCTGCATTTCCGGTATGCACCGCGCGAAGATCGTCCCTGAAGATCTGCCAGCCGCACGGAAGACAGAAacatgtctttttttttttttgccgcGCGACTTCTCAACGCGCTAGGGCGAAATACAGCGACGTATTCAGCCACAATACGTCACGATATACCTGCTTCCACTTGTTTTCCTCGTGGAACAATCAAGGCCATCGCGAGATAATTATGCAGATAACGGTGATGCTCGCCGATATCCCAGCTGTAGGAGGATCTACAG GGTTGGGATTGGAGATAGACAAGATGGACCAACAGTATTGCCTACGGTGGAACAATCATCCAGCCAACCTCACAGACGTTCTCAGCTCCTTGCTTGCCAGAGAGGCACTCTGCGACGTTACCCTGGCGTGTGTTGGAGAGACATTCAAGGCACACCAGACGATACTCTCTGCATGCAGTCCATATTTCGAGAGCATTTTCCTCCAGAATACCCATCCCCATCCAATTATATTCCTGAAGGATGTCAATGAAACGGAAATGAAGGCGTTGCTGCACTTTATGTATAAGGGAGAAGTTAACGTTAGTCAGCATCTGCTACCGATGTTCCTTAAAACAGCTGAGGCATTACAGATTAGAGGCCTCACTGATAATAGTGTAAATAACAAGGCAGAAGAGAAAAGTCCATCTCCGGAACCAGAAACACCATCTGGTGTTAGGCATACTGAATCGCCTAACCTTCAGCCTCTTCctgaaaagaggaaacgaaaggCCTCGGGCAGCTATGATGTTTCCCTTAGTGGTCCACCCAGTGAACGGTTCATGTCAGATTCTCAg gCATCGTCACAATGTAGTTACAAATCAAGCCCTCCCGTGATTCCAAAGTTAAATAATGCCATGGGAGGTGATATGGAAGATGGTGGTCGACCTATGTCTCCTGCATCACAGCCACAACCTTCGATCAAGCAAGAGTTAGATCATCATTTGCCAGACTTCCATGACAACATTTCCCTCCCA GGTCATCCAGTTGGACTGCtaggagaagaaggaggagcAACAACAGGCACGTTAAGCGATGGTGTGTCAACGATTGAATCGTCTGAACACCATAATCCCCCAGAAATGCTCGACGGACTCGATG